The Arachis ipaensis cultivar K30076 chromosome B10, Araip1.1, whole genome shotgun sequence DNA window ggttcattgaccggtccggttctcgcaaccttgttaAATATATATACCTGAGAAAGATGTGTCAAACACTGCATTTAGGTGTCTAGATGCTTTAGGAACTTTTGAATGAGTTGTGACACCATTTGGGCTTAAAAATGCTAGTGCAACCTATTAAAGAGCTATGAATAAAATTTTTCATGActttattgaaaattttataaaatctatgTTGATGATGTGGTTATCAAATCAAATGCTAGAAAAGAGCatatagaaaattttaaaaaaagtatttgaaagaatgagaaagcataaagtaaaaataaatccCTTAAAATGTGCTTTTGGTGTGAGTACAAAATCTTTTTTGAGATTGAAATTGACAAGAACAAGACAAAAGCTATCTTAGAGACTTCTCTTCCAGCTAACAAAAAACAGCTGCAAGCATTTCTAGGAAAAGTTAATTTTCTCAAAAGGTTCATTTTCAATCTATCAAGAAAAACTAAGATTTTTGTACCTCTGATCAAATTGAAAAAAGAGGAAGAGTTCTAGTGAAAATTAGAGCAACAAGAAGCTTTTGACAATTGGTGTTAGCTTCAGAAGTAACAATTGGTGGAATGATGGCTCAAGAAGATGAGGATGGCAATGAAAGAGTGATTTATTATCTAAGCTGTGTGCTAAATGATGTTGAGAGCCGTTATTCTCCAATTGAGAAACTTTGTTTAACTTTATATTTTTCTTGTCTTAAATTTAAGTACTATTTAATTCTTAAGAATGATTATGtaatttctaagtttgatgttcttaAATATATGTTGTCTTCTCCAATCTTGCATGGTAGACTAAGAAAATAGATGTTGGCTTTGACACAattttctttatattttgttCCTACAAGAGCCATTAAGGGACAGTTCTGGCTGATTTTTTGGTTACCTTGAAAATTATATCTTGATGGTTCATGCCATAAGAGTGGTGTTGGTAtagaaattttaattattttttcaaatgGTGAGCTAAGTAAATTCttctttgaattgaattattcatGTTCCAACAATGAGGCAAAGTATGAAGCATTAATAATGGGAttgaaattattattaaaaagaagagtaaaagatataaaaattttTGGGAATTCACAGCTTGTATTCCGTTAAGTGTCACTTGAGTATAGGTGTGTTAGTGAAAATTTAATAAAGCATTTCAATGTAGCTATAAAGTTGTTGAGTGAGTTTGACAATGTCAATGTGAAGCATGTTCCAAGGAATTAAATCAAGAAGTAAATGAATTGGTCCAAATTGCTTCAAGATATAAGATCAAGTCCACAAcactagaaaaattggtaaggatAAAGAGAATATTTATTCCtgtgagagaaagagaagaatttttattataaaaattagacCCAGAAGATTGGAGAGTCCTAATTGTGTAATATTTAGAGAACCTAAATCTCATTGTCGTTAAAAAAATGTAAATACAGAGTTCAAAGTTATGTTATAATGAATAATGTGTTGTTTAAAAAATCTATTGACGAAAATCTCTTGACATGTTTGGAAAAAAAAGAGGCGTATTTGACTCTTGCCGAAGTGTATGAAAAAATTTCTAGTGCCCATCAGTcagagaaaaaaatgaaatagaTTATAAACAAGAAAAGATTGTATTAGCTAACCATTCAGAGAGATTGTATAAATTATGCTAGATCTTGTGAGTAGTGTCAAAAATATGGAAATCTTCAACATATTCTAGAATCAGGATTGCATGTTATAATTAAACCATTGCCGTTTAAAGGTTGGGTTTTAGATTTGATTGGGCATATTCATCCACCTTCTTCTAAAGGTCATAGGTTTATTTTGGTTGGTattgattatttttttaaatgggtagaggctatcCCTTTGAGGGAAGTAACTCATAATGAAATAATTGATTTCATTAAGGATCATATTATGCATAAATTTAGAATTTCTCAATCTATTATCACTTTATCAAGAACTATGTTTATTGGAAAAAGGATCATGGAATATGCCAAGTATAGGGATATAAAAATACTTTCTTCTACACTTATTATGTCCAAAACAATGGAcagttgtaacaccctaccatacagagacttatgcttaagtcataattcagagatggcaaggtattacgacctctaaaacaaaaatttagtacgtatagtagtatgaataattgattataactaggagcctttgtagaaaaaagaggtaaacaaaaaccgtaactcgaacacgcaacactccgatcgataacgtaacgaacaaggATAAGCTagcgcaagatcatatatataaagagtgtcaaaaacgggaatatcaagactcaaaatccggctgcgaagataaccggtccgagcatagcaatatatacatataataaaatggctgggcattgggtgcagcacattcggcgcgcccgcgcacatcacgcgcacgcgtggatggcgcttCCTGGAAGAatagcgcgtacgcgccaagtatgcactagggttgagaatcttaccacacccaaggtccaaggagacaagattaaccttctccttcaagagagttgggtcctataacatcaaagaacccaaaatctcaacatttttgctcatgaaacacgaaatcaagggctggaatttcgaatagtaaaacgtggcttacctcaagattgattgtatggttTTTGTAGAGCTTTCCACGGTGAacgtgtggccgcaaacggtgcggcgatcggagctctagatcaaaagttatggtggtttgaagatcaagtgagataaagaacttgagagagtgttcttccctccatagcctccattttcagcgtgtttagtgtgttgtgaggagagagagtgctgaaaactagggttttggtttagtttagttgggccaagggcccattttgggtccgaatggaccggtttggcccgttcggtccaatcttggtccgatttctataaaattggtaccgaaattctcgtctcaatctcctctatcacatttagccataaaaataacatttttgtctttctagaataaattctcatttatgggttaattagccattaattaaccaggtcttacattctacccacctaattgggaattttgcccacaaaattcaaattcaattacctgagaataaatgcggataatccgttcgcatctccgactcaagttcccaagtgtgttcctcaacaccgcctcgactccaagccactttgactaatgaaacctcttttccacgcaatcgtttgatactagtatcatcaattctgactggagccactggaagcgtcaaatcttcccttaactgaaccaattcaggttctaacacatggctagcatcaagagtgtacttccgaagctgtgacacgtgaaacacatcgtgcaggttcgaaagatgaggtggtagagccatccgatacgccaccggcccaatcctctccaggatctgaaatggaccaatgtatcgaggattcaacttcttcgctttaatcaccctacctactcctgtggttggagtaaccttcaggaaaacatgatctcctgcctcaaattccaaggggccacgatcacccagatagcatcaaaaccagtcctagtccttggcaatcccgacacaaagtccattgcaatacttttccacttccattgcggaacctctaagggttgcaacatcccggaaggtctttgatgttcaatctttaccttttgacaagttaagcactttgaaacatattccgccacatcattcttcatacccggccaccaaaacatcgcttttaaatcatggtacatcttagtacttcccgggt harbors:
- the LOC110267423 gene encoding uncharacterized protein LOC110267423 — its product is GDHVFLKVTPTTGVGRVIKAKKLNPRYIGPFQILERIGPVAYRMALPPHLSNLHDVFHVSQLRKYTLDASHVLEPELVQLREDLTLPVAPVRIDDTSIKRLRGKEVSLVKVAWSRGGVEEHTWELESEMRTDYPH